AAGGGAGGATTGGTCGTCTCCAGCGTTATCGGTGGCTCCTCTGGCAATCAGGGTCTCAAAGAAGGTATGAGTCTTTTATGTAATGTATACCATTTTTGTTGAGGTACTTAAGGTTTCTTTGAGAAAATGTAAGGTTTCACATTTTGGATTGTTGTCTGAATTTTGTTGAATAGTAAAATACAGTGTAACAGTGAAGAAAAAATGACATAAAATACAAAGACACATTTAGAATCATTGAAATGTTCAGTCACCATACTTTCAACTGTTTTTTCAGGAGATGAAATTGTGGGTGCCACAATCAACTTTGACCAACTGTCGAAAGACGATGTGTTGAAAATACTGAAGCTGATGGATGATAATGGATTTGATGAGAAGGTTCAAGTTCTGACAAAAAATAATTTGAGCAAGAGTATGGGGACCTTGGACAGCATCAAAGCACCAGAGGAGGTTTGTGGAATATAGTTAGTAAATAGAATAAGCAGGGGGTTATTATTtcagaaaggttgctggataaaatatgttgttttttaaagGGACAATTCGATAtgttggcaatgaagccctttatttACTTCCCAGAGTCAGATAACCTTGTGGataccctttttatgtctctatgtgaagtttgaaggaagttgctaactagcgttagctcaATGACTGAgagctagcatgctagctgttcctgacgctagttagcattggctcgtacCTCCAActaccttcatactggacacaaagacataaaaatggtatccacaagttcatctgactctggggaagtaaataaagggcttcattgccaacaTCTCGAGCTATCCCATTAAGGATTGGTTTCTCTTTACAGATGCTGAAGGATTCATATAATAGACTCTACAATGCCAAAATAAATAGGTTCATGAAGGATGACAGCCCTGGACAAACTGCAGGTGCTGGGGAAAGAGGCTCCCATAATGGACACATGAAGGGCAAGGGACCGAGACCTCTCTGGGGCAAACCTAAAGTTAAAGGTGACCTCAAACCCCCTGTCCTCACCATGGATTACCCAGTTGTGGAGACACACAAAGTAGATGCTCCTACCTACCTAGAGTCTCCAGACCTCAAATTCTCTGCTCCAAAGTTAAAGGTTCCTAAACTTGATTTCAAAGGAGCGGTACCTGATGCTCGCGGTGGAGAACTTTCATTGCCTAATGCCAACATTAGTACATCAGATCTCTCCCTGCCTCATTTGAATGTGTCACTAAACATTGATGCTCCATCAGTTAACCTGGAAAGGCCATATCTTGAAACTGATATAGATGCTATCGATGCTCCAGAATTTGATATGCCTTTGCCCAAAGATGACCTCAAAGGCCCTGATCTTGACCTGAAAGTTATAGATCCACTTCACAAAGTTAGAGGAGATATCAATGTCCCTGAAGCAGAGCTCAATCTACCAGAGGGGGTTGTCACTGGACCTACTTTAAATATCAATGCCCCAAAGCTTGATAATGAAAGAACAGGCAAAATGTTCAAAATGCCCAAATTTGGACCCAGCGTAAATGTACCCAGCCTTGAGGTTGGTACACCAAATATGAGGATCCCAGATAAAGATATGCCAGGAGTTAATCTTAAAGGTCCCCAACTAGACCTACAAGCACCTGATGTTAATCTCAAAGGTCCTAATCTAGACCTGCAAGCCCCAGATGTCAGTATGATGAATATGCCTTCAAGTAAAACCAGAGTCCGGTCCTCCAAGAAACTGAAAAACCCAAACCTTGATGTGGATGATCCCTCTGGTTATTTTGAATTGCCTAAGGTTAGGCTCTCTCGCAGAGTACCAAAAGGACCAGATTTAGACATTGATGCCGTTTTAAAGACCCAAGACATGCATCTTAAAACCTCTTTGATTGGTGCTCCTGACCTGAATGTCCCTGATGTAGATTTACCTTCATCAGACATTAAAGGTTCCAAAATAGATCTAGAGTTGCCAGATGCAAACATTGGTATCCCATCTGGGAAGATCAAAACACCAAGTCTTGGTATGCCTGACTTTGATATATCTGGACCAAGAGTTAGGACTCCAGACCTGGACCTCTCAGCGGATGAGATGTGTCTATCAGACGTCTGTTTGCCTGACCTCAGTACTCCAGATATCGGCATAACCTCAGGTAAATTCAAACTAACAAAACCACATGCAGAACTCAAAGCTCCTGATTTCAATGTGGATGCCCCCTCTGGTAAACTGAAGATGCCCAAATTTGGCTTCTCTGGCCTAAAAAGACCAGATCTGGGCATTGATGCTGATGTAAAAACACCAAAGCTAAGTCTCAAAGCTCCCAAGATAAAAGGTGGACTTGATGCACCTGACTTGGACTTACCCAAAGTCGACGTGAAATCACCTAAATTAGATGCAAACACTCCAGATATTGACATTGATGCACCTTCAGGAAAATTCAAAGTGCCAACGTTTAAGATGCCTAAATGTACCCTTTCGGGCCCTAGAGGGCCAGAGGTTGGCATTGATGGAGAGTTGGATGGACCAGACCTGAGCTTATCATCTTCCAAATTAAAACAGCCAGATGTGGATGTTGGTAGTCCATCTGGAAAATTCAAGATGCCAATATTTAAAATGCCAGACTTTGGCTTCTCAGGCCCAGATATTCAAGGGCCTGACTTTGAGGTAAAGAATCCAAACTTGGATCTTTCAGCCCCCAAGTTTAAAGGGGGAATTAGTCACCCAGATTTGGATCTGCCAGATGTTGACCTCAAAGGCCCCAAATTAGACCTCAATGCACCAGATGTAAACTTTAATATGCCCTCAGGTAAAGTCAAAGTACCTACATTGAAGAAACCAAAGGTTGATCTGAATGCTCCTGATCTGGATGGCCCCTCTGGTAACCTGAAAATGCCCAAATTTGGGCTGTCTGGTAAAATGCCAAAATCTCCCAAATTGAATCTCAAAGCTCCAAAGATGAAGGGGGAAATTAATTTTCCAGACGCTGACCTCAAATCCTCTAAACTAGACATGACTGCTCCAGATCTTGACATCAATGCACCCTCAGGGAAATTCAAATTGCCTAAATTCAGAGGCCTGAAGGGACCAAATGTTGACATTAATGGCGCTATAGAGGGACCAGATCTGAACTTGTCATCTCCCAAACTCAAGGGTCCCAAAGCACACCGCAACATTCCAGATGCTGATATTGACAGTCCATCGGGAAAATTCAAAATGCCAACTTTCAAGATGCCACATTTAGGTTTATCTGGACCAAAGGTTAAGGGACCTGACTTGGATCTTTCAGCCCCCAAGTTTAAAGGGGGAATTAGTCACCCAGATTTGGATCTGCCAGATGTTAACCTCAAAGGCCCCAAACTAGACCTCAATGCACCAGATGTAAACTTTAATATGCCCTCAGGTAAAGTCAAAGTACCTACATTGAAGAAACCAAAGGTTGATCTGAATGCTCCTGATCTGGACATTGATGGCCCCTCTGGTCACCTGAAAATGCCCAAATTTGGGCTGTCTGGTAAAAT
This Oncorhynchus tshawytscha isolate Ot180627B linkage group LG32, Otsh_v2.0, whole genome shotgun sequence DNA region includes the following protein-coding sequences:
- the LOC112245710 gene encoding neuroblast differentiation-associated protein AHNAK-like isoform X1 translates to MEPKPGHRRGRSLSEGLMLEESEKGGLVVSSVIGGSSGNQGLKEGDEIVGATINFDQLSKDDVLKILKLMDDNGFDEKVQVLTKNNLSKSMGTLDSIKAPEEMLKDSYNRLYNAKINRFMKDDSPGQTAGAGERGSHNGHMKGKGPRPLWGKPKVKGDLKPPVLTMDYPVVETHKVDAPTYLESPDLKFSAPKLKVPKLDFKGAVPDARGGELSLPNANISTSDLSLPHLNVSLNIDAPSVNLERPYLETDIDAIDAPEFDMPLPKDDLKGPDLDLKVIDPLHKVRGDINVPEAELNLPEGVVTGPTLNINAPKLDNERTGKMFKMPKFGPSVNVPSLEVGTPNMRIPDKDMPGVNLKGPQLDLQAPDVNLKGPNLDLQAPDVSMMNMPSSKTRVRSSKKLKNPNLDVDDPSGYFELPKVRLSRRVPKGPDLDIDAVLKTQDMHLKTSLIGAPDLNVPDVDLPSSDIKGSKIDLELPDANIGIPSGKIKTPSLGMPDFDISGPRVRTPDLDLSADEMCLSDVCLPDLSTPDIGITSGKFKLTKPHAELKAPDFNVDAPSGKLKMPKFGFSGLKRPDLGIDADVKTPKLSLKAPKIKGGLDAPDLDLPKVDVKSPKLDANTPDIDIDAPSGKFKVPTFKMPKCTLSGPRGPEVGIDGELDGPDLSLSSSKLKQPDVDVGSPSGKFKMPIFKMPDFGFSGPDIQGPDFEVKNPNLDLSAPKFKGGISHPDLDLPDVDLKGPKLDLNAPDVNFNMPSGKVKVPTLKKPKVDLNAPDLDGPSGNLKMPKFGLSGKMPKSPKLNLKAPKMKGEINFPDADLKSSKLDMTAPDLDINAPSGKFKLPKFRGLKGPNVDINGAIEGPDLNLSSPKLKGPKAHRNIPDADIDSPSGKFKMPTFKMPHLGLSGPKVKGPDLDLSAPKFKGGISHPDLDLPDVNLKGPKLDLNAPDVNFNMPSGKVKVPTLKKPKVDLNAPDLDIDGPSGHLKMPKFGLSGKMPKSPKLNLKAPKMKGGIDFPDLNLPDADLKAVKLDMTAPELDINAPSGKFKMPKFRGLKGPNVDINGAIEGPDMNLSSPKLKGPKADLNIPDADIDSPSGKFKMPTFKMPHLGLSGPKVKGPDLGLSAPEFKGGISHPDLDLPDVDLKGPKLDLNAPDVNFNMPSGKVKVPTLKKPKVDLNAPDLDIDGPSGHLKMPKFGLSGKMPKSTKLNLKAPKLKGGIDSPDMNVPDAYLKAPKLDVNTPDLDINAPSGKFKMPKFKMPKFRGLKRPDVDIDGDLDGPEKYINAPTANLKGPKTGLKMPDLKMPDFGLSGPNVDAPDYDLPDIDLSAPKLKGGISPPDLRLPKDHLRGPKLDLNAPDMPSGRFRVPTIERQNGSIKTPGFDISTPTFKMPEMPTFMLSRPKRPDQDISADIGLKLSKMKGGIGSPDLDLPTVDLEAPKIDVDTPDMNIDSPSGNFKMPHLKMPKFSLSGLNGPDAGIDGDIDGPDLSLSAPKVNTGIGSPDLDINVPSGNLNGPQADLNLPDSDIAIQSRKFKLQSFKLPQFGSPNLRAGTDMDFMKTHDISPPKAKVDLKAPDLKVSHPDVSLSLPKADIRGPEYKVSSHSKRRSDITGGAHLKLQAMDIDTEETLPHTDRKSRKVKGRASYPIAEIDLPKVEYEASGLGLRGSDLNDPTGKFKIPKSKTKLGSHTRISDLDVDSSLASINASVPKLPQPGYGVEVSQTDLNLSRTDLKGNKHHSKAPAGETGRTKRRSPKQSEIVMSMPNCTHGSNPKMSEDQEGYFVTAFPKHVKGDVPDGTGSLKNRHKEESNRRSQTLRSLDFSASNVDLEVPEDENLKGSTFWLSKLI
- the LOC112245710 gene encoding neuroblast differentiation-associated protein AHNAK-like isoform X2, with protein sequence MPGHRRGRSLSEGLMLEESEKGGLVVSSVIGGSSGNQGLKEGDEIVGATINFDQLSKDDVLKILKLMDDNGFDEKVQVLTKNNLSKSMGTLDSIKAPEEMLKDSYNRLYNAKINRFMKDDSPGQTAGAGERGSHNGHMKGKGPRPLWGKPKVKGDLKPPVLTMDYPVVETHKVDAPTYLESPDLKFSAPKLKVPKLDFKGAVPDARGGELSLPNANISTSDLSLPHLNVSLNIDAPSVNLERPYLETDIDAIDAPEFDMPLPKDDLKGPDLDLKVIDPLHKVRGDINVPEAELNLPEGVVTGPTLNINAPKLDNERTGKMFKMPKFGPSVNVPSLEVGTPNMRIPDKDMPGVNLKGPQLDLQAPDVNLKGPNLDLQAPDVSMMNMPSSKTRVRSSKKLKNPNLDVDDPSGYFELPKVRLSRRVPKGPDLDIDAVLKTQDMHLKTSLIGAPDLNVPDVDLPSSDIKGSKIDLELPDANIGIPSGKIKTPSLGMPDFDISGPRVRTPDLDLSADEMCLSDVCLPDLSTPDIGITSGKFKLTKPHAELKAPDFNVDAPSGKLKMPKFGFSGLKRPDLGIDADVKTPKLSLKAPKIKGGLDAPDLDLPKVDVKSPKLDANTPDIDIDAPSGKFKVPTFKMPKCTLSGPRGPEVGIDGELDGPDLSLSSSKLKQPDVDVGSPSGKFKMPIFKMPDFGFSGPDIQGPDFEVKNPNLDLSAPKFKGGISHPDLDLPDVDLKGPKLDLNAPDVNFNMPSGKVKVPTLKKPKVDLNAPDLDGPSGNLKMPKFGLSGKMPKSPKLNLKAPKMKGEINFPDADLKSSKLDMTAPDLDINAPSGKFKLPKFRGLKGPNVDINGAIEGPDLNLSSPKLKGPKAHRNIPDADIDSPSGKFKMPTFKMPHLGLSGPKVKGPDLDLSAPKFKGGISHPDLDLPDVNLKGPKLDLNAPDVNFNMPSGKVKVPTLKKPKVDLNAPDLDIDGPSGHLKMPKFGLSGKMPKSPKLNLKAPKMKGGIDFPDLNLPDADLKAVKLDMTAPELDINAPSGKFKMPKFRGLKGPNVDINGAIEGPDMNLSSPKLKGPKADLNIPDADIDSPSGKFKMPTFKMPHLGLSGPKVKGPDLGLSAPEFKGGISHPDLDLPDVDLKGPKLDLNAPDVNFNMPSGKVKVPTLKKPKVDLNAPDLDIDGPSGHLKMPKFGLSGKMPKSTKLNLKAPKLKGGIDSPDMNVPDAYLKAPKLDVNTPDLDINAPSGKFKMPKFKMPKFRGLKRPDVDIDGDLDGPEKYINAPTANLKGPKTGLKMPDLKMPDFGLSGPNVDAPDYDLPDIDLSAPKLKGGISPPDLRLPKDHLRGPKLDLNAPDMPSGRFRVPTIERQNGSIKTPGFDISTPTFKMPEMPTFMLSRPKRPDQDISADIGLKLSKMKGGIGSPDLDLPTVDLEAPKIDVDTPDMNIDSPSGNFKMPHLKMPKFSLSGLNGPDAGIDGDIDGPDLSLSAPKVNTGIGSPDLDINVPSGNLNGPQADLNLPDSDIAIQSRKFKLQSFKLPQFGSPNLRAGTDMDFMKTHDISPPKAKVDLKAPDLKVSHPDVSLSLPKADIRGPEYKVSSHSKRRSDITGGAHLKLQAMDIDTEETLPHTDRKSRKVKGRASYPIAEIDLPKVEYEASGLGLRGSDLNDPTGKFKIPKSKTKLGSHTRISDLDVDSSLASINASVPKLPQPGYGVEVSQTDLNLSRTDLKGNKHHSKAPAGETGRTKRRSPKQSEIVMSMPNCTHGSNPKMSEDQEGYFVTAFPKHVKGDVPDGTGSLKNRHKEESNRRSQTLRSLDFSASNVDLEVPEDENLKGSTFWLSKLI